From one Streptomyces spiramyceticus genomic stretch:
- the ctaD gene encoding cytochrome c oxidase subunit I gives MSILNQPQGAAAADDSYEDELPVRRKEPGNVVVKWLTTTDHKTIGSLYLITSFVFFCIGGVMALFMRAELARPGTQIMSNEQFNQAFTMHGTIMLLMFATPLFAGFANWIMPLQIGAPDVAFPRLNMFAYWLYLFGSLIAVAGFLTPQGAADFGWFAYSPLSDAVRSPGVGADMWIMGLAFSGFGTILGSVNFITTIICMRAPGMTMFRMPIFTWNVLLTGVLVLLAFPVLAAALFALEADRKFGAHIFDSANGGAILWQHLFWFFGHPEVYIIALPFFGIVSEVIPVFSRKPMFGYIGLIGATIAIAGLSVTVWAHHMYVTGGVLLPFFSFMTFLIAVPTGVKFFNWIGTMWKGSLSFETPMLWTVGFLITFAFGGLTGVILASPPMDFHVSDSYFVVAHFHYVVFGTVVFAMFAGFHFWWPKFTGKMLDERLGKITFWTLFIGFHGTFLVQHWLGAEGMPRRYADYLAADGFTALNTISTISSFLLGLSVLPFFYNVWKTAKYGKKIEVDDPWGYGRSLEWATSCPPPRHNFLTLPRIRSESPAFDLHHPEIAALDQLEQVGAGAGVLAGEKEAGK, from the coding sequence GTGAGCATCCTCAATCAACCCCAGGGTGCCGCGGCAGCAGACGACTCGTACGAGGACGAGCTGCCGGTACGGCGCAAGGAGCCGGGAAATGTGGTGGTGAAGTGGCTGACCACCACTGACCACAAGACCATCGGCTCGCTCTACCTGATCACGTCGTTCGTGTTCTTCTGCATCGGCGGTGTGATGGCGCTCTTCATGCGCGCCGAACTCGCCCGTCCCGGCACGCAGATTATGTCGAACGAGCAGTTCAACCAGGCGTTCACGATGCACGGCACGATCATGCTGCTGATGTTCGCGACGCCGCTGTTCGCCGGATTCGCGAACTGGATCATGCCGCTGCAGATCGGCGCGCCCGACGTGGCGTTCCCGCGGCTGAACATGTTCGCGTACTGGCTGTACCTCTTCGGCTCGCTCATCGCGGTGGCCGGCTTCCTCACCCCGCAGGGTGCGGCCGACTTCGGCTGGTTCGCCTACTCCCCGCTGTCGGACGCGGTCCGCTCGCCGGGCGTCGGCGCCGACATGTGGATCATGGGTCTGGCCTTCTCCGGCTTCGGCACGATCCTCGGCTCGGTCAACTTCATCACCACGATCATCTGCATGCGCGCACCCGGCATGACGATGTTCCGGATGCCGATCTTCACCTGGAACGTGCTGCTGACCGGTGTACTGGTCCTTCTCGCCTTCCCGGTGCTGGCCGCGGCGCTCTTCGCGCTGGAGGCGGACCGCAAGTTCGGTGCGCACATCTTCGACTCGGCCAACGGCGGAGCGATTCTGTGGCAGCACCTCTTCTGGTTCTTCGGCCATCCAGAGGTCTACATCATCGCGTTGCCGTTCTTCGGCATCGTCTCCGAGGTGATCCCGGTCTTCAGCCGCAAGCCGATGTTCGGTTACATCGGTCTGATCGGCGCGACGATCGCGATCGCCGGCCTCTCGGTCACGGTGTGGGCGCACCACATGTACGTCACGGGCGGCGTGCTGTTGCCGTTCTTCTCGTTCATGACCTTCCTGATCGCGGTACCGACCGGTGTGAAGTTCTTCAACTGGATCGGCACCATGTGGAAGGGCTCGCTGTCCTTCGAGACACCGATGCTCTGGACCGTCGGCTTCCTGATCACCTTCGCCTTCGGTGGTCTGACCGGCGTCATCCTGGCTTCGCCCCCGATGGACTTCCACGTCTCCGACTCGTACTTCGTCGTCGCGCACTTCCACTACGTCGTCTTCGGCACCGTGGTCTTCGCGATGTTCGCCGGATTCCACTTCTGGTGGCCGAAGTTCACGGGCAAGATGCTGGACGAGCGGCTCGGCAAGATCACGTTCTGGACGCTGTTCATCGGCTTCCACGGCACGTTCCTGGTGCAGCACTGGCTGGGTGCCGAGGGCATGCCGCGTCGTTACGCGGACTACCTTGCGGCCGACGGGTTCACCGCGCTGAACACCATCTCCACGATCAGCTCGTTCCTGCTGGGCCTGTCGGTCCTGCCGTTCTTCTACAACGTGTGGAAGACCGCCAAGTACGGCAAGAAGATCGAGGTCGACGACCCCTGGGGCTACGGCCGTTCGCTGGAGTGGGCGACGTCCTGCCCGCCCCCGCGGCACAACTTCCTCACCCTGCCGAGGATCCGTTCCGAATCCCCGGCGTTCGACCTGCACCACCCGGAGATCGCCGCGCTCGACCAGCTTGAGCAAGTCGGCGCGGGTGCCGGCGTTCTCGCTGGTGAGAAGGAGGCCGGCAAGTGA
- the trpD gene encoding anthranilate phosphoribosyltransferase, with protein MNVVTPVGGDSVAAGSWPGVLNPLLRGENLSADDTAWAMHRIMSGEATDAQIAGFAVALRAKGETVDEVSGLVRAMYAHANTIEVPGRTVDIVGTGGDLAKTVNISTMSAIVVAGTGAKVVKHGNRAASSASGASDVLEKLGVNLELTPQRVAEVAEEAGITFCFAVKFHPALRYAAKARKELGAQTTFNILGPLTNPAQVKAQAVGVADARMAPIVAGVLAERGNSSLVFRGDDGLDELTTTATSRVWIVRDGTVREEAFDPRDVGLEIVPVEALRGADASYNADVARRLLAGETGPVREAVLLNTAAALVALDPADASLNDQLAAGIVRAAESIDSGAARRVLERWVAASNK; from the coding sequence ATGAACGTTGTGACCCCGGTTGGCGGCGACAGCGTGGCGGCCGGCTCCTGGCCGGGTGTGCTGAATCCCCTGCTGCGCGGCGAGAACCTGTCGGCGGACGACACCGCCTGGGCCATGCACCGCATCATGAGCGGCGAGGCGACCGACGCCCAGATCGCCGGCTTCGCGGTCGCGCTGCGCGCCAAGGGCGAGACGGTCGACGAGGTGTCCGGTCTCGTACGGGCGATGTACGCGCACGCCAACACCATTGAGGTGCCCGGCCGTACGGTCGACATCGTGGGTACGGGCGGCGACCTGGCCAAGACGGTCAACATCTCGACCATGTCGGCGATCGTCGTCGCCGGCACCGGCGCCAAGGTCGTCAAGCACGGCAACCGCGCCGCCTCGTCGGCGAGCGGCGCCTCCGACGTCCTGGAGAAGCTGGGCGTCAACCTGGAGCTGACGCCGCAGCGTGTCGCCGAGGTCGCGGAGGAAGCGGGCATCACCTTCTGCTTCGCGGTGAAGTTCCACCCCGCCCTGCGGTACGCCGCGAAGGCCCGCAAGGAGCTGGGCGCGCAGACGACGTTCAACATCCTCGGCCCGCTGACGAACCCGGCCCAGGTCAAGGCGCAGGCGGTCGGTGTCGCCGACGCCCGGATGGCCCCCATCGTGGCGGGTGTCCTCGCCGAACGGGGGAATTCGTCGCTGGTTTTCCGCGGCGACGACGGGCTCGACGAGCTGACCACGACCGCGACCTCGCGAGTGTGGATCGTACGGGACGGGACGGTCCGGGAAGAGGCCTTCGACCCGCGTGACGTGGGCCTGGAGATCGTGCCGGTCGAGGCGCTGCGCGGAGCGGACGCGTCGTACAACGCGGATGTCGCGCGACGGCTCCTCGCCGGTGAGACCGGGCCGGTACGGGAGGCGGTGCTGCTCAACACGGCGGCGGCGCTCGTCGCCCTGGACCCGGCCGACGCGTCCCTGAACGACCAGCTCGCGGCGGGGATCGTCAGGGCGGCGGAGTCGATCGACTCGGGTGCGGCGCGCAGGGTGCTCGAACGATGGGTCGCCGCCAGCAACAAGTGA
- a CDS encoding L,D-transpeptidase, with protein MSYSPRFLTVTSCSLLVVSVTAGATACSGGPDGHPLSAKPYDAASQITFNGVAGTAKVNPDKPLEIIARSKDGRITDVTAADAAGRYLPGELSADGAWWHSIAALAAGARYTVKVSTEDKDGAPGLRMLTFETAPAKRGLKVTFGPEPGKYGVGQPVTAKLNTPVKGAAARAVVERGLKVSSRPAVEGSWHWVDSKTLHFRPKDFWPANASIRVRSNLDGIKVAHKLYGGPAKPLEIRTGDRIEAITDAGSHQMTVKRNGKVINTIPVTTGKPGFSTRNGVKVVLGKEYFVRMRGTSIGIPAGSADSYDLPVYYATRVTLSGEYVHAAPWSVGSQGAANVSHGCTGMSTSNAEWFYDTVRQGDIVRVVNSEGETMAPFGNGFGDWNLPWNKWRRGSALMTAGTPDGRSPTRPPAAARLRPEV; from the coding sequence ATGAGCTACTCACCTCGATTCCTGACGGTAACGAGCTGCTCCCTGCTGGTCGTGTCCGTCACGGCAGGAGCCACCGCGTGCAGTGGCGGGCCGGACGGTCATCCGCTCTCGGCGAAGCCGTACGACGCGGCGAGCCAGATCACCTTCAACGGGGTTGCGGGCACGGCCAAGGTGAACCCGGACAAGCCTCTGGAGATCATCGCCAGGAGCAAGGACGGCCGGATCACGGATGTGACGGCCGCCGATGCCGCAGGGCGCTACCTGCCGGGCGAACTCTCTGCCGACGGCGCCTGGTGGCACAGCATCGCCGCGCTGGCCGCAGGAGCGCGCTATACGGTCAAGGTCAGCACCGAGGACAAGGACGGCGCACCCGGACTGCGCATGCTCACCTTCGAAACCGCCCCGGCCAAGCGGGGCTTGAAGGTCACCTTCGGCCCCGAGCCGGGCAAGTACGGCGTCGGCCAGCCCGTAACCGCCAAGCTGAACACCCCCGTCAAGGGCGCTGCGGCACGAGCGGTCGTCGAACGGGGACTGAAGGTCAGTTCACGTCCCGCGGTGGAGGGCTCCTGGCACTGGGTGGACAGCAAGACGCTGCACTTCCGCCCCAAGGACTTCTGGCCCGCCAACGCCTCCATCAGGGTGCGCAGCAACCTCGACGGCATCAAGGTCGCCCACAAGCTCTACGGAGGCCCGGCGAAGCCCTTGGAGATCAGGACCGGCGACCGGATCGAGGCCATCACGGACGCCGGCTCGCACCAGATGACGGTGAAGCGCAACGGCAAGGTGATCAACACCATTCCGGTCACCACGGGCAAGCCCGGCTTCTCCACCCGCAACGGCGTCAAGGTCGTGCTGGGCAAGGAGTACTTCGTACGAATGCGCGGTACGAGCATCGGCATCCCGGCGGGCTCGGCGGACTCGTACGACCTGCCCGTCTACTACGCGACGCGCGTCACCCTGAGCGGCGAGTACGTCCATGCCGCACCCTGGTCGGTCGGCTCGCAGGGAGCCGCGAACGTCAGCCACGGCTGCACCGGCATGAGCACGAGCAACGCCGAGTGGTTCTACGACACCGTCCGCCAGGGCGACATCGTCAGGGTCGTCAACAGCGAGGGAGAGACGATGGCCCCCTTCGGCAACGGCTTCGGCGACTGGAACCTGCCCTGGAACAAGTGGCGCAGGGGCAGCGCCCTGATGACGGCCGGCACCCCGGACGGCCGCAGCCCCACCAGACCTCCGGCCGCGGCGCGGCTGCGGCCGGAGGTCTGA
- a CDS encoding cytochrome b translates to MSTVTDEKRKASAGERVADWADGRLGIYGLAKANMRKIFPDHWSFMLGEIALYSFIIIILTGVYLTLFFHPSMNEIEYHGSYVPMQGIRMTEAYASTLDISFDVRGGLLIRQIHHWAALIFLAAMFVHMMRVFFTGAFRKPREINWLFGFLLFVLGMFTGFTGYSLPDDLLSGTGVRFTQGAILATPIVGTYISMFLFGGEFPGHDMVARFYSIHILLLPGIMLGLVVAHLILVFFHKHTQFAGPGRTNKNVVGMPLLPVYMAKAGGFFFLVFGVIAIISAAFTINPVWALGPYRPDQVSTGAQPDWYMGFAEGLIRVMPGWEINFWGHTLALGVFIPLMLFGLVLAVLAAYPFIEAWVTGDKREHHILDRPRNAPTRTGLGVAWITGYVIMLLGGGNDIFATHFNLSINAITWFVRISYFVGPVLAFIVTKRICLGLQRRDKDKVLHGRESGIIKRLPHGEFVEVHEPLGQSDLHKLTAHEQYEPHEIGPLVDENGVERKVTRGEKLRAKLSKGYFGEGNQVPKPTTEEYKEITSGHGQH, encoded by the coding sequence ATGAGCACCGTGACCGACGAAAAGCGCAAGGCATCCGCAGGTGAGCGGGTCGCCGACTGGGCGGACGGCCGACTGGGCATCTACGGCCTGGCCAAGGCCAACATGCGCAAGATCTTCCCGGACCACTGGTCCTTCATGCTGGGTGAGATCGCGCTCTACAGCTTCATCATCATCATCCTCACGGGTGTGTATCTGACGCTGTTCTTCCACCCGAGCATGAACGAGATCGAGTACCACGGCTCGTACGTGCCCATGCAGGGCATCCGGATGACCGAGGCGTACGCCTCGACGCTGGACATCAGCTTCGACGTCCGCGGTGGTCTGCTCATCCGGCAGATCCACCACTGGGCCGCGCTGATCTTCCTCGCCGCGATGTTCGTGCACATGATGCGCGTGTTCTTCACGGGCGCGTTCCGCAAGCCGCGTGAGATCAACTGGCTGTTCGGCTTCCTGCTGTTCGTCCTGGGCATGTTCACCGGTTTCACCGGCTACTCGCTCCCGGACGACCTGCTCTCCGGCACCGGTGTCCGCTTCACGCAGGGCGCGATCCTGGCGACGCCGATTGTCGGCACGTACATCTCGATGTTCCTGTTCGGCGGGGAGTTCCCCGGCCACGACATGGTGGCCCGGTTCTACTCCATCCACATCCTGCTGCTGCCCGGCATCATGCTCGGGCTCGTGGTGGCGCACCTCATCCTGGTGTTCTTCCACAAGCACACGCAGTTCGCGGGTCCGGGCCGTACGAACAAGAACGTCGTCGGCATGCCGCTGCTGCCGGTCTACATGGCCAAGGCCGGAGGGTTCTTCTTCCTGGTCTTCGGTGTCATCGCGATCATCTCGGCGGCGTTCACGATCAACCCGGTGTGGGCGCTCGGTCCGTACCGTCCGGACCAGGTGTCCACCGGCGCCCAGCCCGACTGGTACATGGGCTTCGCCGAGGGCCTGATCCGTGTGATGCCCGGCTGGGAGATCAACTTCTGGGGCCACACGCTCGCCCTGGGCGTGTTCATCCCGCTGATGCTCTTCGGCCTGGTTCTCGCCGTGCTGGCGGCCTACCCGTTCATCGAGGCCTGGGTCACCGGCGACAAGCGGGAGCACCACATCCTGGACCGGCCGCGCAACGCGCCGACCAGGACGGGGCTGGGCGTCGCCTGGATCACCGGGTACGTGATCATGCTGCTCGGTGGTGGAAACGACATCTTCGCCACGCACTTCAACCTGTCGATCAACGCGATCACCTGGTTCGTCCGGATCAGCTACTTCGTCGGACCGGTTCTCGCCTTCATCGTCACCAAGCGGATCTGCCTCGGCCTCCAGCGCCGCGACAAGGACAAGGTGCTGCACGGACGTGAGTCCGGCATCATCAAGCGCCTGCCGCACGGTGAGTTCGTAGAGGTCCACGAGCCGCTCGGCCAGAGCGATCTGCACAAGCTCACCGCCCACGAGCAGTACGAGCCGCACGAGATCGGCCCGCTGGTCGACGAGAACGGTGTCGAGCGCAAGGTGACGCGCGGCGAGAAGCTCAGGGCCAAGCTCAGCAAGGGCTACTTCGGCGAGGGGAACCAGGTCCCGAAGCCGACCACCGAGGAGTACAAGGAGATCACCAGCGGCCACGGCCAGCACTGA
- a CDS encoding cytochrome c oxidase subunit 4 yields the protein MKIQGKMFIWLSVFILAMAITYGVWSKEPAGTTALVLAFGLSIMIGFYLAFTAKRADVMAQDNTEADVADEAGEVGFFSPHSWQPLSLGIGGALSFLAVALGWWLLYFSMPLILVGLFGWVFEYYRGENQNQ from the coding sequence GTGAAGATCCAAGGCAAGATGTTCATCTGGCTGAGCGTCTTCATCCTCGCCATGGCGATCACCTATGGCGTGTGGTCGAAGGAGCCCGCCGGAACCACGGCACTTGTGCTCGCCTTCGGCCTGAGCATCATGATCGGCTTCTACCTGGCCTTCACGGCCAAGCGTGCCGACGTCATGGCTCAGGACAACACCGAGGCCGATGTGGCGGACGAGGCCGGTGAGGTGGGATTCTTCTCGCCGCACAGCTGGCAGCCGCTCTCGCTCGGCATCGGCGGCGCGCTCTCCTTCCTGGCGGTCGCGCTCGGCTGGTGGCTGCTGTACTTCTCCATGCCGCTGATCCTGGTCGGTCTCTTCGGCTGGGTCTTCGAGTACTACCGCGGTGAGAACCAGAACCAGTAG
- a CDS encoding c-type cytochrome, translating to MKKLSARRRHPLAAVVVLLLALAATGGLYAAFAPAGKAQADETAQSLAIEEGKKLYAVGCSSCHGTGGQGGSDGPPLVGVGSAAVDFQVGTGRMPAQQPGAQVPKKKKIYTQAQIDQLAAYVASLGPGPITPTEEQYNTEGANIAKGGDLFRTNCAQCHNFTGEGGALTSGKYAPSLEGVDPKHLYEAMQTGPQNMPSFPDTILPEKEKKDIISYIQTVNGEETATPGGFALGGLGPVSEGLFGWIFGLGSCIAVAVWVAAHTAKAKKS from the coding sequence GTGAAAAAGCTCTCCGCACGACGACGCCATCCGCTGGCGGCGGTCGTCGTCCTACTCCTCGCGCTGGCGGCCACTGGGGGGCTGTACGCCGCGTTCGCGCCCGCGGGCAAGGCGCAGGCCGATGAAACCGCCCAGTCCCTCGCCATCGAGGAGGGCAAGAAGCTCTACGCCGTCGGCTGCTCCAGCTGCCACGGCACCGGCGGTCAGGGTGGTTCCGACGGTCCGCCCCTCGTGGGCGTCGGCTCGGCCGCAGTGGACTTCCAGGTCGGCACCGGCCGTATGCCGGCGCAGCAGCCCGGCGCCCAGGTGCCGAAGAAGAAGAAGATCTACACGCAGGCCCAGATCGACCAGCTTGCCGCGTACGTCGCTTCGCTCGGCCCCGGCCCGATCACGCCGACCGAGGAGCAGTACAACACCGAGGGTGCGAACATCGCCAAGGGTGGCGACCTGTTCCGTACCAACTGCGCCCAGTGCCACAACTTCACGGGTGAGGGCGGTGCCCTGACAAGCGGCAAGTACGCCCCGAGCCTCGAAGGCGTGGACCCGAAGCATCTCTACGAGGCCATGCAGACCGGCCCGCAGAACATGCCGTCCTTCCCCGACACGATCCTGCCGGAGAAGGAAAAGAAGGACATCATCTCGTACATCCAGACCGTGAACGGCGAAGAGACCGCGACTCCCGGTGGCTTTGCGCTGGGTGGCCTCGGCCCCGTCAGCGAGGGCCTGTTCGGCTGGATCTTCGGTCTGGGCTCCTGCATCGCTGTCGCCGTCTGGGTCGCGGCCCACACCGCTAAGGCCAAGAAGTCATGA
- a CDS encoding cytochrome c oxidase subunit 3, with translation MSVVATATTVDTGHAHPSVNRPNLTSVGTIIWLSSELMFFAALFAMYFTLRSVTGPDHWEEMASTLNFPFSATNTTILVLSSLTCQLGVFAAEKGDVKKLRAWFILTFVMGAIFIGGQVFEYTELVKHEGLSLSSDPYGSVFYLTTGFHGLHVTGGLIAFLLVLGRTYAAKRFTHEQATAAIVVSYYWHFVDVVWIGLFATIYMIK, from the coding sequence ATGTCGGTCGTGGCGACAGCAACGACAGTAGATACCGGGCACGCGCACCCGTCGGTCAATCGACCGAACCTCACCAGCGTCGGAACCATCATCTGGCTGAGTTCCGAGCTGATGTTCTTCGCGGCCCTCTTCGCGATGTACTTCACCCTGCGATCGGTGACGGGACCCGACCACTGGGAGGAAATGGCGTCAACGCTGAACTTCCCGTTCTCGGCGACGAACACCACGATCCTGGTGCTCTCTTCCCTCACCTGCCAGCTCGGCGTCTTCGCCGCGGAGAAGGGCGATGTGAAGAAGCTCCGAGCGTGGTTCATTCTCACGTTCGTGATGGGTGCGATCTTCATCGGAGGCCAGGTCTTCGAGTACACCGAGCTGGTCAAGCACGAGGGCCTCTCGCTCTCGTCCGACCCGTACGGCTCGGTGTTCTACCTGACCACCGGCTTCCACGGACTGCATGTGACGGGCGGACTCATCGCCTTCCTGCTGGTCCTCGGCCGCACATACGCGGCCAAGAGATTCACCCATGAGCAGGCAACCGCCGCCATCGTCGTGTCCTACTACTGGCACTTCGTCGATGTCGTCTGGATTGGCCTCTTCGCCACGATCTACATGATCAAGTAA
- a CDS encoding ubiquinol-cytochrome c reductase iron-sulfur subunit — MSSQEIPEENLPSEQGTAHTAGGGAPARTKLRAGEVADDPFADPGLPAHKPRIQDIDERAAKRSERTVALLFTLSMLSTIGFIASFVAFPVDKIVYVWPLGHVSALNLSLGLTLGVALFCIGAGAVHWARTLMSDVEVADDRHPIEAEPEVRAKVMADFKAGAEESVIGRRKLIRTTMFGALAMVPLSGVVLLRELGPLPEDKLRKTLWAKGKLLINQNTMEPLRPEDVAVGSLTFAMPEGLEEDNHEFNNEIAKAALMIVRIQPADIKDKRELEWSHQGIVAFSKICTHVGCPISLYEQQTHHVLCPCHQSTFDLSDGARVIFGPAGHALPQLRIGVNDEGFLEALNGFEEPVGPSFWERG; from the coding sequence ATGAGTAGCCAAGAGATTCCAGAAGAGAACCTGCCGAGCGAGCAGGGCACCGCGCACACCGCGGGTGGGGGTGCCCCCGCTCGAACGAAGTTGAGAGCGGGGGAAGTGGCGGACGATCCGTTCGCCGACCCGGGGCTGCCGGCCCACAAGCCGCGCATCCAGGACATCGACGAGCGGGCCGCCAAGCGTTCCGAGCGCACGGTGGCACTCCTGTTCACACTGTCCATGCTGTCCACGATCGGCTTCATCGCCTCCTTCGTGGCCTTCCCGGTGGACAAGATCGTGTACGTCTGGCCGCTCGGCCACGTCAGCGCGCTCAACCTCTCGCTGGGTCTGACTCTCGGTGTCGCGCTCTTCTGCATCGGCGCGGGTGCGGTCCACTGGGCCCGCACCCTGATGTCCGACGTCGAGGTCGCCGACGACCGTCACCCGATCGAGGCCGAGCCCGAGGTCAGGGCCAAGGTCATGGCCGACTTCAAGGCCGGCGCCGAGGAGTCGGTCATCGGCCGGCGCAAGCTGATCCGCACCACGATGTTCGGCGCGCTGGCCATGGTGCCGCTCTCCGGTGTGGTGCTGCTCCGTGAACTTGGTCCGCTGCCCGAGGACAAGCTCCGCAAGACGCTGTGGGCCAAGGGCAAGCTGCTGATCAACCAGAACACGATGGAGCCGCTGCGTCCCGAGGACGTTGCCGTCGGTTCGCTGACCTTCGCCATGCCGGAAGGCCTGGAAGAGGACAACCACGAGTTCAACAACGAGATCGCCAAGGCCGCCCTGATGATCGTCCGGATTCAGCCGGCGGACATCAAGGACAAGCGCGAGCTCGAGTGGTCCCACCAGGGCATCGTGGCGTTCTCGAAGATCTGCACCCACGTCGGCTGCCCGATCAGCCTGTACGAGCAGCAGACGCATCACGTGCTCTGCCCGTGCCACCAGTCCACTTTTGACCTCTCCGACGGTGCCCGCGTCATCTTCGGCCCGGCCGGTCACGCCCTTCCGCAGCTGCGGATCGGCGTGAATGACGAGGGATTCCTCGAAGCGCTCAACGGCTTCGAAGAGCCCGTCGGTCCTAGTTTCTGGGAGCGCGGATGA
- a CDS encoding aminotransferase class V-fold PLP-dependent enzyme: MSVSTAAPDQTLCRDISGALEVLGRDVLVPLVTGGEVTYAALDYAASAPALQRVWDDVAAYAPYYGSVHRGAGYLSQLSTDLFENSRATVAEFLGCRGSDQVVFTRSTTDSLNLLAAALPDDCQVFVFETEHHASLLPWRDAKVNYLNAPRTPAQAVETLERALADRTVTIEGGYGPALVCVTGASNVTGELWPVKELAAAAHAHGARIVLDAAQLAPHHPLDIAELDVDWVAFSGHKLYAPFGSGVLAGRADWLQSAEPYLAGGGASRKVARRDDGGVDVDWHTTAARHEAGSPNVIGVYSIASACKALAEAGFDSLVAREQQLVTKVLDGLADVDAVKVLSLFGDEAPRVGVISFVVEGWNSSHFAAALSAEYGIGVRDGLFCAHPLVRTLLGSDPQDPGECGAPEAEPGERSLNAIRVSFGAGTPDEHVERFVRAVKELVQDGAKWNYRTEEGRCVPAV; the protein is encoded by the coding sequence ATGTCTGTCTCCACCGCTGCCCCCGACCAGACCCTTTGCCGTGACATTTCGGGGGCTCTGGAGGTGCTTGGGCGAGATGTTCTCGTGCCGCTCGTCACCGGTGGCGAGGTCACCTACGCCGCCCTCGACTACGCGGCCAGCGCCCCGGCTCTCCAGCGGGTGTGGGACGACGTGGCGGCGTACGCCCCGTACTACGGCAGCGTGCACCGCGGCGCCGGGTACCTCTCGCAGCTGTCGACCGACCTCTTCGAGAACAGCCGCGCCACCGTCGCCGAGTTCCTCGGCTGCCGCGGGAGCGACCAGGTCGTCTTTACGCGGTCCACCACCGACTCGCTCAACCTGCTGGCCGCCGCACTGCCCGACGACTGCCAGGTCTTCGTCTTCGAGACCGAGCACCACGCATCCCTGCTGCCCTGGCGCGACGCGAAGGTCAACTACCTGAATGCGCCCCGGACTCCGGCCCAGGCCGTCGAGACCCTGGAGCGCGCGCTGGCCGACCGCACTGTGACGATTGAAGGGGGCTACGGCCCTGCCCTCGTGTGTGTCACGGGTGCCTCCAACGTCACCGGTGAGCTGTGGCCGGTCAAGGAGCTCGCCGCCGCCGCGCACGCCCACGGCGCCCGGATCGTGCTGGACGCCGCGCAGCTCGCGCCGCACCACCCGCTGGACATCGCGGAGCTGGACGTCGACTGGGTCGCCTTCTCCGGGCACAAGCTGTACGCGCCGTTCGGCTCGGGCGTGCTCGCGGGCCGCGCCGACTGGCTGCAGAGCGCCGAGCCGTACCTCGCGGGCGGGGGCGCGTCGCGCAAGGTCGCCCGCCGCGACGACGGCGGTGTGGACGTCGACTGGCACACCACGGCCGCCCGCCACGAGGCCGGTTCGCCCAATGTCATCGGTGTCTACTCGATCGCGTCCGCCTGCAAGGCGCTCGCCGAGGCCGGTTTCGACTCGCTGGTCGCACGCGAGCAGCAGCTCGTGACGAAGGTCCTCGACGGCCTCGCCGATGTGGACGCGGTCAAGGTGCTGTCACTCTTCGGAGACGAGGCCCCGCGCGTCGGTGTCATCTCGTTCGTGGTCGAGGGCTGGAACAGCTCGCACTTCGCGGCCGCCCTGTCCGCCGAGTACGGAATCGGCGTACGGGACGGACTCTTCTGCGCGCACCCGCTGGTCCGCACCCTGCTCGGCAGCGACCCGCAGGACCCGGGCGAGTGCGGTGCACCGGAGGCCGAGCCGGGTGAGAGGTCCCTGAACGCCATCCGCGTCAGCTTCGGCGCCGGTACGCCCGACGAGCACGTGGAGCGGTTCGTCCGCGCCGTCAAGGAGCTCGTCCAGGACGGTGCGAAGTGGAACTACCGCACCGAGGAAGGCCGTTGCGTCCCGGCGGTCTGA